In Hoeflea ulvae, one genomic interval encodes:
- the msrB gene encoding peptide-methionine (R)-S-oxide reductase MsrB has translation MTTKTEISRRALLTAGVTGVALTMFGRRTPARASEGTFEFTLTEAEWKARLSPRQYDVLREEATERAFSSPLNDEKRKGMFHCAGCDLPVYSSEAKYDSGTGWPSFWKSEEDAVRTKEDRSLFSLRTEVHCRRCGGHFGHIFDDGPAPTGKRHCLNGLALAFKPAESA, from the coding sequence ATGACAACGAAAACGGAAATCAGCCGTCGCGCGCTTTTGACTGCCGGAGTTACCGGTGTCGCCCTGACCATGTTCGGACGCCGCACGCCGGCGAGGGCCTCGGAAGGCACATTCGAATTCACGCTCACCGAGGCGGAATGGAAGGCCAGACTGTCACCCCGGCAATATGATGTGCTGCGCGAGGAAGCCACGGAACGGGCGTTCTCAAGCCCGCTCAATGATGAAAAGCGCAAGGGCATGTTCCATTGCGCCGGCTGCGATCTGCCGGTCTATTCCTCCGAAGCCAAATATGACAGCGGGACCGGCTGGCCGAGTTTCTGGAAGTCAGAAGAAGACGCCGTGCGGACCAAGGAGGACAGGTCGCTGTTCTCGCTCCGCACCGAAGTCCATTGCCGCCGCTGCGGCGGGCACTTCGGTCACATTTTCGATGATGGCCCGGCGCCGACCGGCAAACGCCACTGCCTCAACGGCCTGGCGCTGGCTTTCAAACCTGCCGAAAGCGCCTGA